Genomic segment of Longimicrobiaceae bacterium:
CGACCTCCGCCCTGCGGGCGGGCGGGATCGCGGACACGTCGGCGGCGCCGGTGAGCACGTCCGTGAGCCGCCCCGTTCCGTCGGGCACGACGCGGAACACGAGACGGTCCAGATAGGGCCGGCCGCCGAGCGCGGGCGGATGAAGGGGATTCGCCTCGAAGATCCATTCCTGCCCCGAAACACGGCGCACGAAACGGAATGGGCCGTTGCCCACGACGCGCTCGGCGCCGAACGGGTGCTGGCGCATCGCCTCTGGCGGAACGGCCTGGAGCAGGTGCTTGGGGGCGGGCGGCCGCGTCATCCAGAAACTCAGGAAATCCGGCGACGCGCGCACCCGGAAGCGTACGGTGAACGAATCCAGCTTTTCGGCGACCGGGCTGTAGAGACGAAGCATGGCGGCATGCGGAGAGGCGGTTTTCGGCTCCTTGGTCCTCACGAAGGTGAAAAGTACGTCGTCTGCGGTCGTGGGCGCGCCATCGTGCCAGCGGACGTCGCGCCGCAGGCGGAAGGTGAGCTGGAGCGTGTCCGGCGCCACCCGCACGGTATCCCACTGTTCCGCCAGCCCCGGCAGCGGGCGGAACTGGCGATCGTAGCGCAGCACCGGCGTGTACAGCACGAACTGGTGAAGCTGCAGGTTCGGCCGCAGGTCGGCCGTCAGCGGATTCAGCGGCTGGAAGTCCTGGGCGAGCAGCACAACCGCGGTCCCGCCGTAGCGCTCGGCCTCGGGGATCTCGCCGTCCGCCGCGTCGGGGCCACCGCGCGAGTCGGCGGGCACGCAGGCGGCGAGGAGCAGGAGCGCGAGGAGGCCGCCGCGGGCCGTGACCGATCCGGGAAGGGGCACGCGGGGGGCGGCGGGTGTCGTCATGGGCTCTTCTGGCGTGGTGGCTCCCTGCCGGGCGCCGGGAGTCCGGGTGCGTGGCGGCGGCGCGGCGATCACCTGCCGTGGTGCCGGGCGATCTCCTCCGGAGTGAGGCGAAGGAAGCGCGCGGCGTTGTTGTAGAAGATGTCGCGCTTCTGCCCGTGCGTGAGGAACGGCGCCTCCTCGATGGAGCGGACCGCCGCGTCGATCAGCCCGGGCCAGACCATCTGGTCCGACCCGAACATGATGCGGTCGCCGTACCCGGCGTCCACCAGCTCCTGCAGGTAGCGATAGAAGGCTGGTCGCGGCTCCACGTTGACGAGCATGCTCACCTCCACGTACAGCTGCGGGTGGGAGAACAGCATGGCCCGCAGGTCGTCCAGCATGGGATAGCCCGCGTGCATGACGTAGACACGCAGCCGGGGATGACGGATGAGCACCTCCTCCAGCGTCAGCGCGCTCTGCAGCCGGGTGCGGTACGCACGGTTGCCGAAGTAGAACTCGCCGGGCCCTCCGGGGCCGATGTGGATCCCCACCGGCAGGTCCAGCTCCTCCGCCAGCGCCCAGTACGGCTCCATCCGCGGGTCGTCCGGGGCGATTCCCCCGTACTGGTTCAGCACCTCGCCCAGGACGGCCAGGTCACCGCGGCGGTGCAGCGCGCGGATGGAGTCGGGCGAGACCGGACGGTATGAAGCGCCATCCGGGGCCGCGGTCGCAGTGCCGGTGGCGCGGTCCAGTCGGAAGTCCAGCCCCGGGATGAAGCGGCCAGGAGCAGCGGCGCGCCACGCCTTCACCAGCTCGGGCGCCCCGCCGAGGACACCAATGATGTTGTGGCGCTCCATCGCCGCGAGCGTCTCGCCCAGGACCGCGGCATCCGTCGCCGCGGGGAGCACCTCCCGGCAGGAGGTGGAGCCTCGCAGTCCCTCCTCGATCGGATGGGCGGGGTCCCAGAAGGGCATGGCCACGACGGGCGCGCAGAGTGGCCCTGGATTCGGGCCATAGTGGCGTGCCAGGCGCGCGTGCATGTGCATATCGAGGATCGGGAGTCGCTCCTGCGCCTCCGGGGCGGTGCCCGGCTGCTCAGGTGGAGAGACACCGCCGCTGGCGCAGGCGGAGAGCAGCAGCACCGAGCACAGAAACACGAGTGAGCGCGCCGTTGAGATCATCATGGTGTGTGTCGCCGCTGAACGGCATGCCAGGCGAAGAAAACGGCAATCCCGAGCCGTCGCGCGGTGCATCCCGGGCGTGGAGCCCGGCGCTTGATATGCGGATCGCCGCGGTGAATTCGGCCGACCGGGGCAGCCCGGAGGAGTGACGAGCGGAGGAGCGGTGTCCCGGCACTCGGGCGGCGCAGGGGAACCGCTCACGCCTGAGGACGAGCGCGGATGCGCCTGCTGGAGCTGCATGCCGCGTGGTCCTCAGGCGGTGGGGGCAGGCGCGGGACCCGCCCCTGTCGCAGCGCTCGGCTGCTCCAGTGCGCCGCCCCGTCCGGCGGCAGCCGGTATGGCCGGCCGCCGGCCGAGGATGGTCGCCACCGCCATGTGAGCCGTTACGTTGGCGGCGGTGATGATGGTGTCCGGCAGAGCCATGATCGCGATCAGCAGGCCGATGCCCTGGGGCGGCAGCCCGACGGCGAGGAACGCGGGAACCGCGACCATCATCCCCGCTCCGCCCGGGAGCCCGACGCCGGCCATGCTCATCACGACGGCGATCCCGGCTACGGTTGCCACCTGGAAGGGGGTAAGGTCGATCCCGTAGAGCCGGGCGATGAAGAGAGCTCCCAGAATCTGCCAGACGGGGCCGGTGATGCGGAAGAGCGAGACCCCGAGGGGAAGCACGAACCCCGCGATCCGGGGAGAGATGTCGAGCCGCGTCACCGCTCCCTCGATCATCGCCGGCAGCGAGGCGAGGGAGGATTGCGTACTGAAGGCCACCGCCTGCGCGGGGGCGGCCGCGCGAGCGAAGCGCGGCAGAGGCACGCCGCCGAGCGCCGCTGCCACGGGGTAGAGGACGAACAGGGTGGCGAGGGCGAATCCCGACAGCACGAGGACGTAGTAGGCGATGGCGCCGACGGCGGAGAGCCCCATCTGCAGCCCGAGCGGAAGCGCCAGCCCGAAGACCCCGATGGGAGCGAGCACCAGGATCCAGCGCACCAGCACCAGCATCACCTCGGCGACCGAGCGGAAGAATCCAACGAGCAGTTCCCGCGATGCTGGAGCGGCATGCAGGGCGGCGAAGCCGAAGAGAATCGTGAAGACAAGCAGGGGAAGCATCGCGCCTGCGGCCGCCGCCGCGATGGGGTTGGTGGGGACGAGCCCGGTGATCCACTGGCTGGGCCGGGGGAGTACCGCCGGCCCTTCGCTCGTCATGGAAACGTCCTGACGCAGCGATGCCGCCGTGGCCGGGTCGATGCTCAACCAGGAGAACAGGGGAGGAGCGGCCAGTGCCGTGAACGCGGCGGCTGCCGTGAGCAGTACCAGAAAAAGCACGAGCGCCTTCGCCCCGAGCCGCCCCATCGCCTGCGCCTGTGTAGCCGAGGCGATGCCGGTGACGAGGAGCGAGACGACCAGCGGGATCACCGTCATCTGCAGCGCGCTCACCCAGAGGGTGCCCAGGGGCTCGACGGCAGACGCGATGGCAAAGAGCGAGGGCCGGTCGATGACCGAGAGCAGAATGCCTCCGCCAAGGCCGGCGGCGAGCGCGAGGAGGATCCGCGAGGTCAGTGACATGGGCATTTACCTCCGAAGCTGTGGTCGGGCGCTGGCGCCCCGGAGCGCCGCAGCTCGCCCCCGGGGCCCCGCCGGGTGGCGCGACGGGCCGACGCCTGAGCGACCCGCCGTTCGCCCGGCGCTCCGCTCATCCGGTCAGCAGGCGGAACAGCGCCACCCCGCCCCAGATGCCGACGCCGACCGCCAGCAGCTGGAGCGCGAGCCAGTAGGCGCCCCGGGCCGTCATGGCGGCGCTCCCGCGTCCAGCACCCGCGCCTTCGCCACGCGGTACTCCTCGTCGCTGAGCGCGCCCGACGCATGCAGCGCCGCGAGGCGCTCCAGCGCGGAGACGACCTGGGCGCCCCGCGGCGCGTCCGGCGGCGGCGTCGGCCGCCGGATCTCGGGTTCGGGGGGCGGCCGCGCACCGCGGAAGCTCGTGAAGCGGCGTACCTGCGGACCCGCGGCCATCGCCAGCGGTGCGCCCGCCATGGCGATGAAGGCGACCCCGGGGATCAGCCAACCCCAGACCGGCCCGCCGCCGCCCGGGGGGCGGAAGGCGAACTCGAGGAAGTTCCAGCCGAGCGAGAGGAAGAGCGCCGGCCACGCGAGCACATCCAGGTTCGGGATGCCGCGGGAGGTCGTCTGCCAGATGTAGATCCCCAGGCACACGATCCCCGCCCAGAACCCGCCGACCACCGCGGCCGGCACGCCCCGGGGGCACGGCCGCGCGATGACGTACGGCGAGGCACCCTCCGCGCACGCGCCGCCGATCTCCATCACGGCACGCATGCCCAGGAAGAGGAACGTCATCCCGCAGGCGACGCCCGCGAGGGAGAGGAAGACCCACGCGCTGGCCGCGAGGGGGAGCGCGTCGTCGTCGGTCCGGTCGGTCATGGACACGAAACGGTGGGGGGAGGTGGGGGGCGGGGTTGCCCGCCCCGCCCGCGGCCGTAGACTTCCGGCCGCACCGTGCGGTGCTGGCGGCGCCGTGAGGGGCCGCGGCATCTCGGGGGGCCACTCATTCGGTGGGCTGTGCGGCTGAAAGTCGGGATGGACCGTCAGCGGACGCTCAGCTGCCGGATCATCCCGTGCTCGATGTGCGACCGCCCATCCGGCGCCTGGAACGTGTACTCGGCGGCTGTGAGGGAGACCACGTTGGGTGCGGCGGCGGCCGTATCGGCCGGAACCGCTTCGTCCCCGGCCGTACAGGCCGGGAGGAGCGCGACACCGGTGATCAGCAGCATGGAGCGGGCAGACATGGCGGCCCTCAGCGTGAAAGTCATAAATGGTCACGCCGAGTTGCGTGACGGCGGAGATGAAGTCGCCCCGGGAGGCCGGCGGTCAGCGGGTTCATGGGCTGGCAGTCCTGCGCGTGCTCCACACGCGCACCAGGAGGAGCAGCGCCGGGGACGCCGCAGTGGAGCGGGCCGTCATCGGGCGGCGGCCACGGCCACCAGCGCCCGGACCAGCCGGTCCAGCTCCGCGGGCGAGGTGTAGACGTTCGGGCTCACGCGGATTCCGCGGATCTCGGGGGTCCGCGCGTTGCCCGACATTGCCTGGACCAGGATCCCGTGGCGCTCGAGAAGCCGCGCCTCGAGCGCCTTGGACTCGACGCCCGGCAACTCCACCGTGCAGAGCCCGAGGCCCATCGCCGCCCCGTCCGTGGTGTAGAAGCGCGCCTCCGGGAGGGTGGCCGCCGCTCTCGTTCGCCAGTACGAGGTCAGGTACCGCAGCCGCTCGGCCTTGCGGGCCGCGCCCAGGGTGCGATGGATCGCCAGCGCCGGAAGCGCCGCGGGCGCGACGTACTCCGGGGACGTCCCGATCCACTCGAATCGAGACATCCCGGCCGTCTCCGGTGGCGAGGGGATGAGGGGCCAGACCTTCGCCGCGTGCTCGGGGCGCATCCAGAGGACGCCTGTGCCCACAGGCACGCCGAGCCACTTGTGCGCGCTGGCGCCGTAGTAGTCGCAGTCGAGCGCGGCGACCGGCTCCTCCAGCAGGCCGAGCGACTGGGCGCCGTCCACCACCACCTCCGCTCCGACCGCGTGGGCGGCGGCGGCGATGCGCCGCACCGGGAGGAGCTGGCCCGTCAGGTTGCTGGGATGCGTCAGCAGCACGAGCTTCGTCCGCGGCCCGATGGCCGCCTCATACATCTCGGCGAGTCGCTCCAGCGAGGGCGCGGGAACCGGCGGGCGGAGCATCCGCAGCACCACGCCGTCCCGGGCGCGCCGCTGCTCCAGGGCGTCGAGCATGGCGTAGTAGTCGTGCGCGGAGCAGACGACCTCGTCTCCGGCGCGCAGGGGGACGCCCAGGAGCACGGTGTCCAGCGCCTCGGTGGCGTTGCGCACCAGCGCGATCTGCTTCCCGGGCGCTCCCATGGCCTCGGCGAGGGCCGCGCGCACGGTGGTGTCCGTCACCTCGGGCCACAGGCGCGCCAGCCAATGCGCCGGCAGCGACTGGACCTCCCGCGCCAGGCGGACGAGGTCCGCCATCGCCTCCCGCGGGGCGGGGTTCGTCCAGCCGTGGTCGAGGTTCACCACCGCGGGATCGAGGGCGAACGCCTCGCGCACACGGGCCCAGAACGGCTCATCCTCGGCGAGCCGTGCGGGGTCGGCGGCGGCGCCGAGCGCCAGGAGGTCGGCGTCCAGCGTGTCGAGGAGCGTCGACATGCGCGCAAGCCGGTCGGCGAGCAGCGGCGCGGGCGCGACTGCCAGGGCACCCAGTGCGCCGGCAGTGCGGGTCAGGAAGTTGCGGCGGTGGATCATGGCGGGCTCTTGGAAGAAGGAGCGGGAGATGGCGCGCTCCCGTGAGCGACCATTGCCGGGCGACGCTCGGCGGAAGTCCTCAGCCGAGTGGCATCACGACCGCAGGGGCGAGGTGCGGATTGTCGAAGCGGACCACCTCGCCCGCCCGCTTCGCTGGCGCCGGGAAGAGGCGAGCGGAGAGGGGCTTCTGATATCACGTGGCGAGCGCGGCCACGTCGACGATGGTCGCGGCGAGATCCGCGACCGGCGCGCACCCGGCACGGGGACCACATCGATACCGTAGAAGGCTCAGGGCCGGAAGAGCGCCGAATGCCCGAAGGCCTCCCCCGTCTCGCCGTGCGGCCAACTCTCCCGGCGGAAGCTCACGCCTAAGCTTCCGTCCCCGGAGCGGAAGGACTCGTCCCAGGAGAGCCGCCCGGTGGCCGGGTCGATGCGCGCCATCAGCATCCGGTGCTCGCCCCCGTTCTCCTCCGCCCCCACGATCAGCCGGTCCGAGCCGGGATCCTTCGCGAGCCAGTGAGGGCGGAAGGTCGTGTCGGACCGCAGGCGCGACACCTCCACGGGGCGCGTGGGATCCGTGATGTCGAGCGAGATAAGCTTGTGACCGTATGCCACGGTCATGACCCAGAAGCGACCGACCACCGCGGGGACGCCGCACCCGCTGCCGTCCGACTCCGGGATGGTGTAGACGTTCTCGATCTCAGGCTCGGGCGTCTCCATCCCCGTCACGCGGTAGAACCCGCACCCGTAGCTGTTGAGGAGCACCGAGCCGTCCGGCATCACACGCGGCTCGAAGGGGAGCCAGTGCCCGAAGCGCATCGTCTCCCCACTCGGGAGGCGCGCCGGCGGCACGCGCAGCGTGCGGAGGAGCGCGAGGTCGGAGAGCCGCCACACCTGGACCACGTGGGCGCTGTGGGCCTCCATCATGCGCGCGCCCGTGGTCAGGAGGCGGTCGGTCTCCGGGAGCACGGCGAACGCGTAGGTCCGGATCGGCTCCGAGATACTCGAGTCCGCTGCGCTCGAGGTGCGGAGCAGCCGCCCCTCAGGGTCGACTTCCGCCAGCCCGCCGTGCCCGCCCGGCAGGGTGGTGTCACCAGGCAGGGGACTGGGGCCCTCGCTCCGGAGGAACCCGACGAGCACGTTCCCGTTCGGCAGCCGGACGAAGTCGTGCGGGTAGCGGAACGGGGCAGGCGGCGAGAGCGTCCGCACCAGGCGCGGGCGGGCCGCATCGTCGGTGTCGAAGAGCAGGACCTGCTCGCGGTGGTGGGCGTTCGCGAACAGGAGCGTGCCCGGCGGCGGGAGCTCGTATTCCAGGTGGTGGGGCATGGAGCCGCGCATCCCGACCGGCTCCGTCGCGACGACGTCGCCGTAGGTGGGGCTCTCGGGCCGCACGTCCACCACCGCCAGGAAGTCGGAGTGCTGCTCGTCGCGGTCGCCCGCCCACACGTACAGGTATCGCGCGGGGGCCGCCCTGGAGATCACCCTGCTCGCCGACGCCCGGGGATCCCCAGCGGACGCCGCCGGCGAGGCGATCGGCGAGGACGCTCCGCCCGCTCCCGCGCACCCGGCGCCAAACGCCGCGCCCAGCGCCCCGGTCAGCAGCAGTACGAGCCTCCATCGCGCGTTGCCCCTCGTGATGCTCCGGTGACCCGGGGGGAACGGACGCGCCGTCCCCTGCCGCGGATCGGAGCGGGTACGGGAGCCGGGGCTCACGGCCGCACCCGCAGGACCTGCCGGATCGTGCCCTGCTCCGATCGCACGGCGAGCACGGCGTCCATCTCCCGCGCCGGCGTCCACTCGAAGTCGTAGGTCTCGCCCACGCCGAAGCGCCGGAAGCGGGACGCCACCTCCCCCCGCAGCGCGAACGGCAGGTCGGCGCCGTCCTTGGCGAGCGGCCGCCAGACGAGCGGCACCGAATCCGCGCGCAGCGTCACCTCCGCGGCCGACGCGTGGAGAATGTTGACGAAGCGCAGCCGGTACCGTGTCCCGACGCGCAGATCGAGGGGAAGCGGCTCGGGACGGCCGTTGAGCGCCGTCACCCCGACGCGCGGGTCCGGGGGCGGACCCGCCGGGACGCCGCCCCCGGACCCCTCCGGCTCCGCGCGCCGCGCGACGCTCCCGAGGACGAAGAGCAGGTCCGTAGCCGGGTCGTGCCGCTCGCCCGGCTCCAGGACGAGGAGCGGGCCGTACATCCCGGCGCCGAGCTGCTGGCCCTCGTCCATGTGCGTGTGGTAGATGTAGGTCCCGGCGCGCGGCGGCGTGATCGTGACGGCGAAGGAGTCGCCCGGCGCCAGGAGGGGCGCCATGCTCGATCCGCTGCCGCTCCACCCCGAGACGCCGTCGAACACGCTCTCCAGCTCCATCCCGTGCCAGTGGACGGTGGTCGGCTCCCGGAGGCGGTTGATCACCGTGATCATCGCCGGCTCGCCGCGGGTGAGCAGCAGTGTCGAGCCGGGGACCTCCACCGAGTCCGGCCGCGGCTCTGCGCCGCGCTGGAGGACGTAGCCGCGCCGCGCCATCGCCCCGCTGTCCGCGGGCGCCTGCTGCGCAAAGAGCCGCAGGCGGCGCGCGGGCGCCGGAGCCGCGGATGCGTGGGCGCCACCATCCGTCGTCGTGATCCCCAGCACCAGCCCCGCCATCGCTTCGAGCGGGTGGCGCGCCACGTCGTGCGAGTCGTGGCCGCGGGCGCTGTCGGCGCGCGCCGGGTAGGGGGTGATGTGCGGGATCATATGGCAGTGCATCAGCCACTTCCCCGCGCGCGTCGGCACCCACTCCATGCGGAAGGTGCTCCCCGCGACCATGAACTCCGTCACCGCGAGGCGGGCGGTGCTCGCGGTGTACGTGGTATCGCGCGCGCCGTCCCCCTTGGCCAGCACCCGGAAGTGGAAGCCGTGCAGGTGCATGGGGTGGAGGAGATAGGTGCCGTTGAGCCACCGCCAGCGGATCGTGTCGCCCACCGGGTACTCCAGCCGCTCCGTGTGCGGCCAGGAGCGGCCGTTGATCGCCAGCTCCCAGATGTCCTCCTTCGCGGGGTTCCGGACCGAGTCGGGGTAGAGGTCGATCACCGTCATCACGAAGATCCGCTCCTCCGGATCGGGGCGCGTCCCTCGCGGGTCGACGACGATCGCGCCCGTGAGCTGGGAGTCGCGCCGCGAGCGGTGATGGATGGAATCGCCCGTGGTGCTCCCCCAGTAGAGGTAGGTGCCTGGCGCGCCCGCCCGGTAGCGCACGCTGCGGGTGGAGCCGGGCTCGACGTGCAGCGTGTCGTCCGCCACGGCCCCGGCGCGCAGCCCGTGCACCACGAGCGTCGAGTCGGGGAAGGCGTTGCGCACCCGCACCTCGATCTCCGTCCCCTCCTCCGCCCGCAGGAGCGGGCCTGGGATCCGCGGCGGGCCTCCGCTCTCCGAGAAGGCCTGCACCGTCACGGCGGTGTCCACCCCCGGGTCGGGGCGCCACCGCGCGGGCCCGGCGATCAGCTGCAGCTCCAGCACGTCGCCACGCCGCCGTCCCGCGGGCGTGCGGTTGTCGTTGGGGACGACCGGCGCGGGGGCGACACGCGCGAGCGAGGGCGCGGGTGCGGCGCTCTGCGCACTCGCGCCCGGGATGGCGCCCGCGGCGGCGAGGAACGCGGCAGCGGCATGGTTCCGGAGGATCTGCATCGGGGTGCGCGGGCGGGTCATGGGCGAGCCGCGTCCCGCACGCGGACGTGCACGGGGACGTGCCAGCCGGAAAGCTGCGTCTTCACCTCCAGGCGCAGCCCTCCGGGCTGGGCCGGCGTGATCTCGAAGTCCGCGGTCTCGCCGGGGCCGGTGAGCAGGTGCGCGGGTCCGGGGGTGGAGTGGGCCGGCGGGAGGTCCGCTCCGTCCTTGGCGACGGGGCGCCAGGGCGCGAACGCGCTGTCGGTCACGAGCGAGAACATCACCCGCCAGTCGTTGGTGATGTTGACGAGGCGGATGCGGTGGGTCTCGCCGGCACGCATCTCCAGCGCGGGCGGCGTGGCGCTCCCGTTGACCAGTCCCGGGCTGTCGACGGTGGGCCCCGCCTGGCCGACGACGAGCACGTGGTCCGTCCGGGGGTCGAACTCCTCCCCCGGCTCCAGCACGAGCATCGCCCCGTAGAGCCCCGAACTGATCTGCCCCAGCTCGTTCTGGTGCGGATGGTAGATGAAGGTGCCGGCGCGCGGAGGCGTGAAGACGGCCGTGAAGGAGTCGCCCGGCGCGATCGGCGGAAGCAGACTGCCCGGCGAGCCGCTCCACCCGGGAACGCCGTCGGGGAAGCTCTCCAGCTCCATCCCGTGCCAGTGCACGCTGCTGGGCTCCGCCAGCCGGTTCACCACCGTGATCGCCACCGGTTCGTCCCGTCGGAGGAGGAGCAGAGGGCCGGGGATCTGAATGGAATCGGGCGCCGGCTCTCGATCGCCGTGGAGGACGTACCCCATGCCCGGTGCGTCGCCGTAGCGCCCGGGTGTGGATTGGACCAGCAGCCTCAGCTTCCGCGGGTCGCGCCGCGGAGCTGCCGACGCCGCGGAGCCGGGACGGGGACGCACGTGCAGCCCCAGCACCAGCCCGGCCATCCGGTGGTCGTCGTGGTCGTCCGCGTGGGCGGCGGCGTGGGGCACGCGGGGGAGCGACACCCCGGCCGACATGTGGAAGGGGAAGTGGCAGTGGAAGAGCCAGTTCCCCTCCCGCTCGGGGACCCAGGTCAGGGCGGCGGTGCCTCCCGGGAGCATCAGCTCGGTGACGGCCAGCCTGCGCGCCTCGGGCCGGTACACGGTGTCGGCCGCCCACGCGCCGCGGCTGTCCACGCGGAAATAGAAGCCGTGCAGGTGCATCGGGTGAGAGCTCCAGGTCGGGTTGACCCACCGCCAGCGCAGGGTGTCTCCGACCGTGGGGGAGAAGCGCTCGGTATGGGGCCATCCCTTCCCGTTGATCGTCATCACCTCTCGCGTCTCCGGGCCCTCGCCCGCAGGGTCGAGCCATGCGCCGAGCACGAAGACGCGGTCGTCGGCGCGCGCGCCGGCCGGATCCACCACGAAGGCGCCGGAGAGCTGGCTGTCCACGCCGGCCCGCTCCTCCATCCCGGTGCCGGTGGTCGAGCCCCAGTAGAAGTAGGTTCCCGGCTCCCCGGCCGGGAAGCGCAGCTCACGGGTCGCGCCCGGCGCGACATGCACCGTGTCTTCCGGCGACCCCGGTCGGGTATGCAGCCCGTGAAGGACCAGCGGCGCGGCGAGCCGGTTGTGAACGCGGGCACGGATCGTGGTGCCCTGCGGCACCCGGATCAGCGGCCCTGGGACCCGTGCCGGCTTTCCTGCCTCCCCGAACGTCTGCACCTCCAAGTACGGCCCGTCCTCCGCCTCCGGGTACCACCGCGCCCGGCGCGCCTCCAGCCGTACGGTCAACACCCCGTCCCGCAGCGAGCCGGCGGCGGCCGTGTTCGGGTTGGCGATGGCGCGCCCGACGGACTGCCCTGCGGCAGGGGCGCCCAGGCACACGAGAGCCGCGGCGACGAGAAATGGTCGGGACGGGATGAACACGAGGCTCCTTCGGGCAGGACGGGAGGGGCGAGAGGTCCCACACTGGTCTATACGCGCAGAACCGTCCAGGAACACGACATCGACACCCCCTCGACGGTTGCAGATCGCCGCCGGCGAGTACATCTTCCATGGAACCCACGCCGGAGAGTGTACTCCCCCTCTGCTCTCTGCTCCCCGCCCATGGCCTCCCTCGACTCCGCACCAGGCTCCTCCGCCCGGCCCAGCTTCGACCCTACGGCGCTGGACCATCTCTTCCCCACCGTGTATGCGGAGCTGCACCGCCTGGCGCAGCGTTACCTGCGGCACGAGCGGATCGACCACACCCTGAACACTACGGCGCTGGTCCACGAGGCCTACCTTCGGCTCTCGGAGCAGACGCGCGCCGGCATCTCCGACCGACACCACCTACTCGCTCTGGCCGTCCGGGCGATGCGCCGCGTGCTCGTGGATCATGCGCGGAAGCACCACACCGCCAAGCGCGGTGGCGGACGGCGGCAGGTGCGCCTGGAGGACACCGCGATCGTCGTCGAGGAACGGGCGGAGACGCTGATCTCCCTGGACGAGGCGCTGGAGCGGCTCGAGGCTCTCGATCCCAGGCTCTGCCGGGTGGTGGAGTGCCGCTTCTTCAGCGGGCTCACCGAGGCCGAGACGGCCGACGTTCTGCAGGTAACCACCCGCACGATCCAGAGGGACTGGGCGAAGGCCAGGGCCTGGCTGTACCGGGAGCTCGATGGCTGAGCCCCGCGGAGCGGCGATGGACGCGCGGACCCGCTGGGCCCGGGTTGCGGAGGTGCTCGACGCCGTGCTCGAGGCGCCCGCGGAGCGACGCGGGCTCCTGCTGGACGAGCAGTGCGGCGCCGACTCCGCGCTGCGCGCGGAGGTGGAGGCGCTGCTCTCGTCGCTCGACCGCGGCGACGGCTTCCTGGACGACGCGGCGGTGAGCTACCTGGCGCCGCTGCTGGAGGGGGGCGGCCCGGACGAAGCGCGCGGAGCAGAGACGGGCCGACGGATCGGGTCCTTCCGCGTCGTCCGCGAGATCGGGCGCGGGGGCATGGGCGCGGTGTTCCTCGCGGAGCGGGAGGACCCGGAGCTCCGGCAGCGGGTCGCCATCAAGCTCCTGCACGAGGGGGCACGTTCGGGCCAGGCGCTGCAGCGCTTCGTGGAGGAGCGGCGTATCCTCGCCTCGCTCGACCACCCGGACATCGCCCGTCTCGTCGACGGCGGCCTCACGGACGCGGGCGTCCCCTGGTTCGCGATGGAGTACGTGGAGGGCGTGCCGCTGGACCGGTACTGCGACGCCCGAGGGCTCGGCGTGGAGGAACGGATCGCCCTCTTCTGCAGGGTGTGCGACACGGTCCAGTTCGCGCATCGCAACCTGGTCGTGCACCGCGACCTCAAGCCCTCCAACATCCTGGTCACCGAGGAGGGCCAGCCGAAGCTGCTCGACTTCGGCATCGCGAAGCTCCTCGGCGATCCGACCGGCAGCGAAGAGTTGACCGGGCCCGGTCACCGGCTGATGACGCGGGGGTACGCCAGCCCCGAGCAGCTGCGAGGGGAGCGCATCTCCACCTCCAGCGACGTCTACGCGCTGGGCGTGGTGCTGTACCTTCTCCTCACCGGCAAGCATCCACACCACCGGGGCGGCGAGGCGATCGAGGTCTCGCGAGCATCGGTGGAGCACCAGCCGGAGCCGCCCTCCCGGTGTGTGGCCCGCGCGGCCGCGACGGACCCGCAGCGAGCCGCCCTGGCGCGCCGGCTCCGTGGCGACCTCGACGCCGTCGTGCTCAAGGCGATGTGCCCCTCGCCCGACGAGCGGTACCCGAGCGCGGATCGGCTGGCCACCGACCTGCGGCGCCACCTGCGCGGACTCCCCGTGAGTGCACGAGCGGATACCCGATGGTACCGGGTGCGCACCTTTGTGCGACGCAACCGGGTCAGCGTGGCACTGACCGGAGCGGCCGCCACGCTCCTCCTCGGGTTCAGCGCTCTGACCGCCGTGCAGGCGGGACGGATCGCCACCGAGCGTGACCGAGCGCAGCAGG
This window contains:
- a CDS encoding aminotransferase class V-fold PLP-dependent enzyme, with translation MIHRRNFLTRTAGALGALAVAPAPLLADRLARMSTLLDTLDADLLALGAAADPARLAEDEPFWARVREAFALDPAVVNLDHGWTNPAPREAMADLVRLAREVQSLPAHWLARLWPEVTDTTVRAALAEAMGAPGKQIALVRNATEALDTVLLGVPLRAGDEVVCSAHDYYAMLDALEQRRARDGVVLRMLRPPVPAPSLERLAEMYEAAIGPRTKLVLLTHPSNLTGQLLPVRRIAAAAHAVGAEVVVDGAQSLGLLEEPVAALDCDYYGASAHKWLGVPVGTGVLWMRPEHAAKVWPLIPSPPETAGMSRFEWIGTSPEYVAPAALPALAIHRTLGAARKAERLRYLTSYWRTRAAATLPEARFYTTDGAAMGLGLCTVELPGVESKALEARLLERHGILVQAMSGNARTPEIRGIRVSPNVYTSPAELDRLVRALVAVAAAR
- a CDS encoding sigma-70 family RNA polymerase sigma factor, producing the protein MASLDSAPGSSARPSFDPTALDHLFPTVYAELHRLAQRYLRHERIDHTLNTTALVHEAYLRLSEQTRAGISDRHHLLALAVRAMRRVLVDHARKHHTAKRGGGRRQVRLEDTAIVVEERAETLISLDEALERLEALDPRLCRVVECRFFSGLTEAETADVLQVTTRTIQRDWAKARAWLYRELDG
- a CDS encoding multicopper oxidase domain-containing protein, whose amino-acid sequence is MFIPSRPFLVAAALVCLGAPAAGQSVGRAIANPNTAAAGSLRDGVLTVRLEARRARWYPEAEDGPYLEVQTFGEAGKPARVPGPLIRVPQGTTIRARVHNRLAAPLVLHGLHTRPGSPEDTVHVAPGATRELRFPAGEPGTYFYWGSTTGTGMEERAGVDSQLSGAFVVDPAGARADDRVFVLGAWLDPAGEGPETREVMTINGKGWPHTERFSPTVGDTLRWRWVNPTWSSHPMHLHGFYFRVDSRGAWAADTVYRPEARRLAVTELMLPGGTAALTWVPEREGNWLFHCHFPFHMSAGVSLPRVPHAAAHADDHDDHRMAGLVLGLHVRPRPGSAASAAPRRDPRKLRLLVQSTPGRYGDAPGMGYVLHGDREPAPDSIQIPGPLLLLRRDEPVAITVVNRLAEPSSVHWHGMELESFPDGVPGWSGSPGSLLPPIAPGDSFTAVFTPPRAGTFIYHPHQNELGQISSGLYGAMLVLEPGEEFDPRTDHVLVVGQAGPTVDSPGLVNGSATPPALEMRAGETHRIRLVNITNDWRVMFSLVTDSAFAPWRPVAKDGADLPPAHSTPGPAHLLTGPGETADFEITPAQPGGLRLEVKTQLSGWHVPVHVRVRDAARP
- a CDS encoding multicopper oxidase domain-containing protein: MQILRNHAAAAFLAAAGAIPGASAQSAAPAPSLARVAPAPVVPNDNRTPAGRRRGDVLELQLIAGPARWRPDPGVDTAVTVQAFSESGGPPRIPGPLLRAEEGTEIEVRVRNAFPDSTLVVHGLRAGAVADDTLHVEPGSTRSVRYRAGAPGTYLYWGSTTGDSIHHRSRRDSQLTGAIVVDPRGTRPDPEERIFVMTVIDLYPDSVRNPAKEDIWELAINGRSWPHTERLEYPVGDTIRWRWLNGTYLLHPMHLHGFHFRVLAKGDGARDTTYTASTARLAVTEFMVAGSTFRMEWVPTRAGKWLMHCHMIPHITPYPARADSARGHDSHDVARHPLEAMAGLVLGITTTDGGAHASAAPAPARRLRLFAQQAPADSGAMARRGYVLQRGAEPRPDSVEVPGSTLLLTRGEPAMITVINRLREPTTVHWHGMELESVFDGVSGWSGSGSSMAPLLAPGDSFAVTITPPRAGTYIYHTHMDEGQQLGAGMYGPLLVLEPGERHDPATDLLFVLGSVARRAEPEGSGGGVPAGPPPDPRVGVTALNGRPEPLPLDLRVGTRYRLRFVNILHASAAEVTLRADSVPLVWRPLAKDGADLPFALRGEVASRFRRFGVGETYDFEWTPAREMDAVLAVRSEQGTIRQVLRVRP